One segment of Rosa chinensis cultivar Old Blush chromosome 6, RchiOBHm-V2, whole genome shotgun sequence DNA contains the following:
- the LOC121049821 gene encoding protein DA1-related 1-like, whose translation MPLIQNVREFYRSLNLVVDETIPFLLVDKDMMLKFIPGRETIGTIWNKDSSLRACTTINKCSTREGIIKVEKHTERLTRRCNLLTLRRKSSVKALIILFGSPGVRMGETMAHEMMHAWFYLQGCRGKLERSVEEGICSLMGYMWMEWFCTSGVDSFYKTSVQVQYTKDLKDYTAHCMELNQDKIYGQGFRDAIKAVSKFGFNYTVDYIVKNKCLPCEMDPAPLQCRGCAVM comes from the exons ATGCCCCTTATTCAAAATGTGCGTGAATTTTACAGAAGTTTAAACCTCGTGGTGGATGAAACCATTCCTTTTTTGTTGGTCGACAAGGATATGATGCTCAAATTCATACCAG GCAGAGAGACGATTGGTACCATATGGAACAAGGACAGCAGTTTGCGTGCTTGCACAACG ATTAACAAATGTTCAACGCGTGAAGGAATTATTAAGGTGGAGAAACACACAGAGAGGTTAACCCGACGTTGCAACTTATTGACCCTGCGACGAAAAAGTTCAGTAaaggcattgataattttgTTCGGTTCACCGGG AGTCCGCATGGGTGAAACAATGGCACATGAGATGATGCATGCATGGTTTTACCTTCAAG GTTGTAGAGGGAAATTGGAAAGAAGTGTTGAAGAAGGCATTTGCAGTTTAATGGGATACATGTGGATGGAGTGGTTTTGTACTAGTGGTGTTGACTCCTTTTACAAAACCAGTGTACAAGTTCAATATACAAAAGACTTGAAAGATTATACGGCGCATTGTATGGAACTTAATCAAGACAAAATTTATGGCCAAGGATTTAGAGATGCTATCAAGGCTGTTAGCAAGTTTGGCTTCAACTATACAGTGGACTATATCGTCAAGAACAAATGCCTCCCTTGTGAAATGGATCCAGCTCCTCTGCAGTGCAGAGGGTGTGCAGTTATGTAA